Proteins encoded in a region of the Tripterygium wilfordii isolate XIE 37 chromosome 21, ASM1340144v1, whole genome shotgun sequence genome:
- the LOC119989712 gene encoding uncharacterized protein LOC119989712 — protein sequence MLPLPRPPPRPLSSPQPLSPNETQGTPLFHNQIVISKQPRNQLSPAVPLSPNETQGTPLFHNQIVISKQPRNQLSPAVRSPDPVINKLGEQTTLRHPQPRRTNPIIWFCAILCLIFSLILIFFGIATLITFLVVKPRIPVFDTPNAILSTIYFDSPEYFNGDFTLLANFSNPNRKIDVRFKYADIELYFSDKLVATQGSQPFTLRRGETRLESVHMISSLVYLPQKFATELRMQVQSNRVKYNVRATFKVTATLGLLHFSYRLHGRCEIEMTGPPTGILVARSCKTKR from the coding sequence ATGCTACCCCTCCCACGTCCACCGCCGCGTCCACTTTCCTCACCGCAGCCGCTGTCACCAAATGAAACGCAGGGCACACCGCTTTTCCACAACCAAATTGTCATATCAAAGCAACCCAGAAACCAGCTAAGTCCAGCAGTGCCTCTGTCACCAAACGAAACGCAGGGCACACCGCTTTTCCACAACCAAATTGTCATATCAAAGCAACCCAGAAACCAGCTAAGTCCAGCAGTCAGGTCACCGGATCCTGTAATCAACAAGTTAGGAGAGCAAACAACACTTAGGCATCCTCAACCTCGCCGGACAAATCCAATcatatggttttgtgcaatccTGTGTTTAATTTTCAGCCttattctcattttctttggaatagcaACTTTGATTACCTTCCTTGTCGTTAAGCCAAGAATTCCGGTGTTTGACACCCCCAACGCAATCCTCAGCACTATCTACTTTGACTCACCGGAGTACTTCAATGGTGACTTCACCCTCCTTGCCAACTTTTCCAACCCGAACCGGAAGATTGATGTGAGATTCAAGTATGCTGATATAGAGCTTTACTTTTCTGACAAGCTGGTAGCAACTCAAGGTTCTCAGCCTTTCACTCTGAGACGAGGTGAGACAAGGTTGGAATCAGTTCATATGATATCAAGCTTGGTCTACTTGCCCCAGAAATTCGCGACTGAACTGCGAATGCAGGTGCAGAGCAACAGAGTCAAATACAACGTAAGAGCAACTTTCAAAGTGACAGCTACATTGGGTCTTCTTCACTTCTCTTACCGGTTGCATGGTAGGTGTGAGATAGAGATGACAGGTCCACCGACTGGCATTCTAGTAGCCCGAAGCTGCAAAACAAAAAGATGA
- the LOC119989714 gene encoding BTB/POZ domain-containing protein At1g55760-like has protein sequence MNASAYRVETTSRLAQWRIENLASCTYRKSDPFKIGLWNWHLSVERNRALYVKLYPEISNLTKYNPPIASFVIRVVTCSVGDRKAFTHPGITDKQIRSTDDFVWAVEVPLIGKFIIDVEFLDLKTASPDGAEPCSIWSEGLTQIRSHATALTSLGRMLTESIHTDITINASDGSIGAHRAVLAAQSPVFRSMFSHNLKEKEMSAIDIPDMSIEACQAFLNYIYGSIQHGEFLIHRLALLRAADKYDISDLKEACHESLMEDIDAKNVLERLQNASLYQLPKLKTSCMRYLVKFGKIFDIRPEFNVFLQCADRELIAEVFHEILNAWKGF, from the exons ATGAACGCCTCCGCTTACAGAGTCGAAACCACTTCTCGTCTTGCACAATGGAGGATCGAAAACTTGGCCTCCTGCACCTACCGGAAATCCGACCCGTTCAAGATCGGGTTATGGAATTG GCATTTGTCGGTGGAGAGGAACCGAGCTTTGTATGTTAAACTTTACCCAGAAATATCGAATTTGACCAAATACAATCCTCCAATAGCATCTTTCGTCATCAGAGTTGTGACCTGCTCTGTGGGAGATCGAAAGGCCTTTACTCATCCGG GGATAACAGACAAGCAGATCAGGAGTACCGACGATTTTGTTTGGGCAGTTGAGGTTCCATTAATAGGGAAGTTCATCATCGACGTTGAATTCCTTGATTTGAAGACTGCATCTCCAGAC GGTGCAGAACCTTGCTCTATCTGGTCCGAAGGGCTTACTCAAATACGGTCACATGCAACAGCGCTTACATCCCTTGGTCGAATGCTAACAGAAAGCATCCACACGGATATAACCATAAATGCTTCCGATGGCAGCATTGGTGCTCATCGTGCTGTTCTTGCTGCACAATCACCTGTTTTCCGCAGCATGTTTTCACATAAcctgaaagagaaagaaatgtcAGCGATAGATATCCCGGACATGTCAATCGAAGCTTGCCAGGCCTTTCTCAATTACATTTATGGAAGCATCCAACACGGAGAATTCCTGATACACAGGCTGGCGCTTCTTCGTGCAGCTGATAAATACGACATCTCTGACTTGAAAGAGGCTTGCCATGAGAGTCTTATGGAAGATATTGACGCAAAGAATGTACTCGAGAGGCTGCAAAATGCATCTCTGTATCAGTTGCCGAAACTGAAGACCAGCTGCATGCGGTATCTTGTTAAGTTCGGTAAGATATTCGACATACGACCTGAGTTCAATGTCTTCTTGCAATGTGCAGACCGAGAACTGATCGCTGAAGTCTTCCACGAGATTCTCAACGCCTGGAAAGGGTTCTAA
- the LOC119989713 gene encoding COBRA-like protein 6 — protein sequence MVLLVLILLSFISPSCGYDSLDPYGNVTIKWDLMQSNSVTNSVRVSIFNYYLYHHVDEPGWKLQWMWSGSEVIWAMRGAEATEQGNCSAFRTGQLPHCCEKQPVIVDLLPGAPYNMQSQNCCKGGVLSSMTQDPSKYGATFEMDVGGDETYSQFLMPHNISLVVPGYTCGNAVKVPSSKFSVGTGRRRTQALSTWNVTCMYSQFAASSSPKCCVSLSAFYNDTIVPCPLCSCGCEEQHAQSCVKPGEAPLLLKSHDPNEEPAPMLRCSQNMCPIKVHWHVKQSYKEYWRVKITIDNLNVIKNYSQWNLVVVHPNLQSLTQVFSFNYKPLDQYSYINDSGMFWGIKYYNDMLLQSGENGNVQSEVLLHKDEGIFTFKAGWALPRRILFNGDECVMPLPEDYPRLPNAAYDAPIRNFMILLPLFVLASAIF from the exons ATGGtgcttttggttttgattctcctctctttcATATCACCATCTT GTGGGTATGATTCCTTGGATCCGTACGGCAACGTAACAATCAAATGGGATCTCATGCAATCGAATAGTGTCACAAATTCT gtGAGGGTGTCAATATTTAACTACTATCTCTATCACCATGTCGATGAGCCTGGCTGGAAGCTACAGTGGATGTGGAGTGGGTCTGAGGTAATTTGGGCAATGCGGGGTGCGGAGGCCACGGAGCAGGGCAATTGCTCTGCATTTAGGACTGGACAGCTTCCTCATTGTTGTGAGAAGCAGCCGGTGATTGTTGATCTTTTACCTGGAGCCCCTTACAACATGCAATCTCAGAATTGTTGTAAAGGAGGTGTGTTATCTTCCATGACACAAGACCCTTCAAAATATGGTGCCACTTTCGAGATGGACGTCGGTGGCGATGAGACCTATTCACAGTTTCTGATGCCACATAACATCTCCCTCGTGGTTCCTGGTTATACCTGTGGCAATGCAGTTAAGGTTCCATCTAGCAAATTTAGTGTTGGTACAGGGCGTCGACGAACACAAGCTCTCA GTACATGGAATGTCACCTGCATGTACTCCCAATTTGCGGCATCATCCTCCCCAAAATGTTGTGTTTCCTTGTCTGCTTTCTACAATGATACGATTGTTCCCTGCCCGTTATGTAGTTGTGGCTGCGAAGAGCAACATGCACAAAGCTGTGTCAA GCCTGGTGAAGCACCGCTGTTGCTTAAAAGTCACGACCCCAACGAAGAGCCTGCGCCAATGTTGAGGTGTTCGCAAAACATGTGCCCGATTAAGGTGCACTGGCATGTGAAACAAAGTTACAAGGAGTATTGGCGGGTTAAGATTACAATTGATAACCTAAATGTGATCAAGAATTATTCTCAGTGGAACTTGGTGGTGGTGCATCCCAACTTGCAAAGTTTGACACAAGTTTTCAGCTTCAACTACAAACCTCTTGACCAATATAGCTATATCA ACGATAGCGGGATGTTTTGGGGGATCAAGTACTACAATGACATGCTACTACAATCAGGAGAGAATGGAAATGTACAGAGTGAAGTGTTACTCCACAAAGATGAAGGGATATTCACTTTCAAAGCAGGATGGGCTCTCCCAAGAAGAATTCTCTTTAATGGTGATGAATGTGTGATGCCACTGCCAGAGGACTACCCAAGGCTTCCTAATGCTGCATATGATGCCCCAATAAGGAATTTCATGATTCTCCTCCCTTTGTTTGTTCTTGCATCAGCAATTTTTTAA